DNA sequence from the Plasmodium brasilianum strain Bolivian I chromosome 4, whole genome shotgun sequence genome:
GAGATCATCCAACCGAAAGTtacataacatttttaattatatttttttttttttttttttttttttttttccttcaattttttcgttatctttttaaaaagatatttaacataacaaaaagaattaaaacaaaaataaagcgAATCAAttcccaaaaaaaaaaaaaaaaaaaaaaattttttaatttttcgttCGTAGAATGACGTATTATCGTATTAATTTACATTccttttgttaattttttttatttcattcaaTTCTGTATCAACACttggaaaaaatttttaaaatatgcaaaaaaggTTGTTATGTAGGTTTATTATGCATATTCCGCTTGCACAAAGAGGTAGATGTAACATACCCTCCACGTCCCCCCTCCGCACATCTAATCTTTTTAGCACTTCTTTTTAACGTTAACGTAAAAATGAATGGTGGAAAAACGGCGAATGGATCAGTGCGATGAAGTAAAAAAGACGTATGGTATGTATAGTTAGTCATATGACAAGAACTGATGAATTGTGATGCACCATGATGAAGCAAGTCCTTACACTCGGCGtttatatttgaaacaataaaataaaataaatcgataaataaaatggataagtatatatataaataaatggataaatagatagatacataaataaataaataaacagatGGATAAATATGCAGATAAATTTTCGTATGCCATATGGAAACACCTATGCAACACCAGAACGCGCTACACCCCACAGGACACACCAATTTGTGGGCTCGAAGTGCATGGTGCGCAGGTGCCTCACTATATGGAGATTGGAGATAGGAGGAAGAGCTCTTCTAATCGAGCAACATCGCAGTACATTGTGAAGTGCAGTAATGTACATCGATACACCACTAAACACGGCTAAACATACCAAACACGCTATACACCGCTATCCAACTTTTAACCTTTTTTGTGGGGATGCATGCACAAAACTGAACTTTTTCCCCAGGCACGAAACATCTcttcaaattaaaaaaaaataataataaaacaaaggcGCATCATTCGGATTATTTTCCTCTAGATAAagttatctcttttttttttttttttttttttccctttgtCATAAGGCACAGTTACATGTGCATGTGAGAGCGtctatatgtatgtatgaacaCACTGCTTACTAACGGATGGAGTGGTATCCCATCCTCCCTTCTCGCTTTAGAACGCGTCGTCATAGTCCGGGTTCTTGTCCCTCGGTTTGGGTCCTCCGGAGGGTTTAGCCAAAATGATCTGATCTATTTTAAGAATAGTTTGAACAGCATCAATAGCTAAATCGATAGCATACTTTTTgcatttataattatcatatatatgattatccTTAGCAGAAGTGATGTGTGTGTATTTGTTAACATTTACGCAAGCTTCCGTATTCCCTTTATTATGTTCATTTGTAAGTTCGTTTATAACATCGGTGAAGTTATACCCACAGTTGGTAGCTAATATCCTTGGAATAACATGAAACGATTCtgcaaaaatttttacactATAATTATCTACACCCTTTAACTCAcgagcatatttttttaatctctCACAAAGCTGAATTTCAACACAACCACCACCATATAGAAACGAATTGCTTTTGATAGCATTTTTAACAGAATTGATACCATCATGTACACATCTTTCTACTTCATCTAGAAGATTATGTGTAGCCCCTCTTAAAATAATTGTACCtactttcttatttttagaattaaCGACAGTAACCTTTTTAGATGCTATTTcagatacatatatagatgATGCTGTACCAATTTCTTCAGGTTTTGGTACAGCTAACTTAACTAAAGACGatatattcaataatttAGATAATCGCAGAGTTTCATATTTTGATGTAATTTTCAAAGTCATAATATCATTAGCATCACAGAAGTGTTGAGCTATATCAGAAATAGCAccattaacaataataacatcTACACCTTGTTCTTTTATACtctcaattatttttttcatttgttcttCTTCCCcttttgtaaaatttaaaagttcTTGTGcattatgtaataatacaGTTCCTTTAGTTTCTGTTGTTGCTGCTTCTAATCCGCAATTCAATATTATCACATTAgcgttttcctttttttttactattccATTTGTTTCTTTAGCTAACACCATACCCATCAAGAAATGAGAATCTACTAAGTTTCCCCCATTTAACTTTGACACTCTAATATTATCTACATCGAAATTCTCGATTTTTTCTGGCATTAAGGTACTAACACATTTAGCTACTAAATCAATTATGATATCATAATTGTTTGATAGATTTTTTGTTATCATAACTGACCTTATCActttctttatttcattttcatcataaaCATTTTCTAATTCCCATGCAATCAATTCAGGAAAAACCCTttctatttcattatatcCTAACAAAAAACCtcttaatatatcatttatgtTAAATCCTTGTTCGATTAAAAAACTAGCCTTATCTAACATCTCAGTTGTTAttgtaaatacataattgGTAAAATCCCCATACTCATAATTCATTGTTTCTgataatttctttaaaatgttaACAACAGGATGATTAATGTCTAAATCTTTTAAGATCGTTATGCAGTCACTTGACACGATTTTCTTATTGAtatgatttattattaacttGTTCATGCATTTTGGTCCCAGTGATGTTTGAAGAATTGCACAGATCTCTTTGCATGCCtctatgttttttaatatagcTTCCTCGTTATTCTTTACTATCCTGTAGCCGTCCTTTAGGATGGCGTTCAGCCCTACCTTGTTGGCAAACTGAGGgcagggaaaaaaaaaaaaaaaaatgaacgcATCTGGGTCTCATATGCACGCAAATAAGGGCATAAACACATAAGCTTgtcacacacacacacacacatgaACATggacatatacatatgaccAGACGGACGGAATATAACTCCGCTTGGTCAACGAACTTATGGACCCTTTTTTAGGGGAAGCTTTTTCGAATCCGTAATAAGCATTTAGATAAATACTGCTTCGCTTCACACAGATGGACATAAAGACTGCACACGcacaatatatgtataatctTTATCGTGCAAAACATGATTACACGtgctatttttctttatcattttacTCACCATGTTCGGCCGTCTGCGTGTGGAAGAGAATGTACGTGTGAATATACACGAggatatgtatgtatatatatatatatatatatatatatatatatatctgctTGGAGTATACGTGGATCCTCCTATCCGTGCCGCCTTTGTGGTTAATAGGTTAAGAAGGGAAGTCTTAGTAGCCTTACTATTTACCCcgttttatgttttatattaagccctccttttttttctttttctttttttttcttaaccGTCCAATGTTACTGATATGTAGGAAGTgcttatttgaaaaaaaaatgcttaaaataaattttttctctttctttcccttgttcataaaatatgCGAACAAGCTTTTGcgcaaaataaaagtaaaaataaaaacaaaatataagtaaaaataaaaacaaaatataagtaaaaataaaaacaaaataaaaatataaataaaagcaaaataaaaatataaataaaaacaaaataaaaatataaataaaagcaaaataaaaatataaatataaatcaaaataaatggTGTATACTTCCCTATGCTCAAATTTTTCCCTTGTATGTGTTATTTTGTCGTtcgaaattttttaattttttcatttcttgcATTTTTTGCTCCACAGATATTCGATTCACGTATATTTGacgtatttttatgtatctGTAAAATTGTaagtgttttattttattttgcttttttattttatcctctttttgtttttttattttattatttttttatgttttttttttttcacgcCCCTTTTACTTTTAGCGGACGAGTATACAATCTACAATAGGCCTCAACTGGGCAACACTGTATCACGGgcttaaaatattatgctaCATTTGCATTAGCATATGcgtttacatttatatatatatatatatatatatgtttatgtttatatatatatatgtttatgtttatatatatatgtttatatatatatgtttatatgtttttgtttatatatatatgtttatatatatgtatatgcttcatatattttaaggatatgctcccctttttttttttttttttgttttaaattagtCCTGCGTTTGAATATGTCGGAATAATCGTTGATCCATAGGGGGAGTAactaaatgaaaacaaaaatgaaggatattcgtttgtttgtttgttattatatattttttttttttttgctgttatttttgtaatcTTGAGTATAAcgataaaggaaaaaatatatttttacaatatttttcttctacaAAGGCAACCTTTTCTTCGTTTATTCTTCATCTCTTCAATTAACTTTAGTTAACTTCACTccaatttacttttttttttttttctttgtttcatgtttctttttgtttgttcttctcattattaaatatttcctGTATGTTCACAATCATTTGTGCATGTATAGAAATAAGTGGGGATAATATTGcctgtatataaaaaattatgaatatttttgcGAGtagttctttattttattttttttttttaatgaatattgTAGAAGGGCTACAGGTGTAAAATAGTTTGATATGTTTTTATCATCTACAGATTTTGTGCATTTTTTGTAGCAACCCATGTGACAGGCATTGCATTAGCCCGCGTAGCACCCCTTTATCATCCTATATCCTCCTTTTTGTggcttcatttttttttttttttttttttttttcatacccGCTTGGCGCTCTTCTTATTGTCCATTCTGCTCATGTATCACTCCTTTTTTCCAAGTCCCAAAAGATGAGTGCCGGGAAAGACGTAAAATTGTTGTTTGAACGGGAAAGAAAGATAAGCAGCCTGGCCAGAATATACCATAGGAAGCTAGAAACACTGCTcatctatataaatataccaaGTAAAAAGAAAGGCACCATTAGTTTTGatgatttttttaatataaatgaaatatgttcatacataaatactATACATAGTGTCGAGTCAGAGGAAGTGGGGAAGAGATATGGGAGTGATAAGAATAATagaagaacaaaaaagaaggaTGACAGTAGAGGCGAAAGTGCTAACACATATGGTAGTGATTATAATgtgcaaaataataaagatggAATCAACTCAACTGATGAGGAAATACTTAGCGATAAGAATactaataatacaaataatgatgaaaacgatgtaataataataaaaacagacacagatatttttataaagaatCTTCTCATATTTCTAAACAATTTGAttgttctttatttttcaagAAGTAACCTAGTTGATGTATGTATTAACAGGAGAAGTTACAACAAGTGCGGCTTTTATGCAtgtgataatatttttctaaataatttaaataaaagcaaatacaaaatagatataaaaaataaaaatatatacttgagagaatattatgatttattttgttcaacaaaatgtatgaattttaatttatatcttttaaaacAGATAATTCATAATAGCAGAAATTCTACAGAAAGtataaacttaaaaaaaaaatgtcaaTTGATACATATTATGTTCTTaaccttttttcctttttttaaatttcatgatataacatatttatttaataatattgataatttaaaaattgtcaataataaaatatatatacaagatTATGGGAAAcagttaaatataaatgaaaaaagaggaaatgaACAACAACCTGTTCACCAAAATTTAggacaaaatgaaaaaaaagggaatacCTCAAACCAACACAATGATCATACTCACTTGAACATGCTAACTAATCCAGATAGCGTATATATCGAAATTGTTGAAAAGCAAAATGACGATATTGCAAATGTAAAGGGGAACAGTACTGTCGTGGTGAATGGGCATATTGAAAGGGGTGCACATCAAGGAAAGGAACAGATCACAAGTGCAGCGGGAGCATCCAACGGAACGGGGAAGCGCATCGAAAGTGAAGCGGCACTGGAAGCGGCAAGTGAAGTGGAAGACCTAGAAGGAGACCTCGCCACTAACATAGGCGTGAATGTACCTAAGATGAACGAAATTATAGTAGAGCCCCCATTGAGTCGGAATAACAGTAACAGCAAAACATGCAACGAAAAGAAAGTAAGGAAAAGCAAAAATGTGAGCTTCAACGAGgatataaaactttttaaataccATAAAGATGAACGAGTAAATGAATACACCATTGGTAGAACATGCTTGGGGAAAGATGCAAAAGAGGAGAACGTAATGATAAAGCTAGggggaaaattaaaaaattgtaaatatctcgaatttgaagaaaattctaatattttaactcaaacatttttcaaatttaacGAAAATATGTGCAATAAATTAATAGAAGAAGTGGATAGAAATTTGTTCAAATCAACAAAAGTAAATGAAACGGATCGGAAATGGAATAATAAAGAGCTTCCAAAAAAATTTAGCAAATTATTATTGCCTTCCAAAAATGAGAAAGCGGTAAATAGTAACAAACATGACAGTAACAATTCCACATGtactgttaataaaaaagagaaccaagaaataaatgaaaatatcaATGAAGGactaaataacaaaattgaTGATGTgataataagtaaaaatgacAGTGATAAcatgaatgaaaaaatttgcaATGAGGAGAAAACTGATGGAGATGAAGAGGCGTTTATCAAAATTTCAAAAACTgatgaaagagaaaaaaaaaaaaatgaaaatattacgGATGATGAAATGAATACAATTTGTGAACAAGTCAGAAATGGCACgtatgttaataaaaaatattcatttgataatatattacaacaaACAAAATTAGATGAATCAAAAATTATAGGATTTGATTATGGAAAAGAAgactttataaaaattgcttctcaaaaaatgaacgaaattaatttaaaacacgataaagaaaaaaaggaaaaaaaaattattttattaaatacgttaaatgaaaataaaatatcagTAAGCAATAATTTACACACACGTAGTGAAAATTGCAAAGATACTTATCAGGATGGAAGTGCGAATGAGGAATTAATGATTGAGGAGAAAACGAATGATGAGAAAACGAATGATGAAAAAACGAATGATGAAAAAACGAATGATGAAAAAACGAATGATGAAAAAACGAATGATGAAAAAACGAATGATGAAAAAACGAATGATGAAAAAACGAATGATGAAAAGTTGCAAACAAATGGGAATAAATGTTCCTACtttaatgaaaacaaaagaGACTATGATGAAGTAGTCACAGGCATATGTGAAGCAGGGGTGAACAATACCGAAATGAGGAGCAACAATGACAAGGGGGAGCAGAAAATGAGTATTGATAACGAGGACGAGGAGGAGCAGAAAATGAGTTCTGACATTGACGAGGAGGAGCAGAAAATGAGTATTGATAACGAGGACGAGGAGCAGATACAACTACAGAACTTgttaatggaaaaaaagaaaaaaattagagaGGAATATATTGAAAAGTTTAAGACCAATTTCCCATCGCTTTTTGGAGGCTTATATATAGACCAGAAAAAAAGTGGTAAATGTGCTAACAAGGTGGATGATGGAAAATTGTGTACAGACGAAATACGAGATGATGAATTGCGGGATGACGCAAAATTCGGGGAGGACACAAAGGGACCGCAAAAATGCAATAACAAATACGTATACAGCACAAGTACAGGTAGTGCTTACGAAGATATGTCTTTGTATATAGTTTTATGGGATATATTTACAAGTAACATTTCCAAGTATACTGTTCACTTCTTTCAGAAGAGTGAACTTATTATTCCAAAATCTTTAAATGAAGTTGAAAGAgcaagaaaaaatgaatttttatataatatttctcAGTATATgcccatatatattaattccaTTTCGtccattattttaaatatctgtagaacttttttatttcataaacctttatttcctttcaaaaaaataatatataaatcaaTCATATGTGTTATTGCAAGTGcaattataaaacataagGCAGAATTAATTCCTGCAtgtgaattaaaaaatattaagaaagcagaggattatttaaaatttgaaaataatattgacGAAGAAGAATTAAATGAGTTGTCTGTGCTTTTTTTTCAGAACAATTTCTACTAATATAAATTCTGTTGGAAAGggggaaaaaggaaaaaaggaaaaaaggaaaaaaggaaattataaaagCATACATAAAACTCTTTTTTAACGACAAAACGTGCACATAACGAAGGtgccttattttatttatttttttttttttttttgttttaatactGATTTGAAGTTTTATTGTGTATAAATTGCTTTTTACGATAATAAATCGGTAAAAAAAAGCCTTTGTACGCGTTATaccttttttatcatttttattaagaaaagtCATAAAGTagcttttttcaaattatataCCTCATTTCGCGcatttttttgcataatttATGCCTTTTGTGCAAATAACACGTGTGTACATATAActcgtatgtacatataacacctatgtacatataataccTATGTACATATAACACCTTTGTACATATAACACCTTTGTACATATAACACCTTGTACATATAACACCTATGTACATATAACACCTATGTACATATAACACCTATGTACATATAACACCTATGTACATATAACACCTATGTACATATAACAcctatgtacatataaataactcGTACGTGcaaataatatgtacatatagacataaacatattataaatttaatgcaTTAGCCATATTCTGTAAGCCAACTCGTTGCTCTTACAGTTTttactaaatataaaaatttttttttgtactgtTATCTTTTTGCCACATCACTTATCACCAAAGTTTCACATGAGAaatgcaaaatatatttagaa
Encoded proteins:
- a CDS encoding T-complex protein 1 subunit theta, which produces MSICVKRSSIYLNAYYGFEKASPKKGSISSLTKRSYIPSFANKVGLNAILKDGYRIVKNNEEAILKNIEACKEICAILQTSLGPKCMNKLIINHINKKIVSSDCITILKDLDINHPVVNILKKLSETMNYEYGDFTNYVFTITTEMLDKASFLIEQGFNINDILRGFLLGYNEIERVFPELIAWELENVYDENEIKKVIRSVMITKNLSNNYDIIIDLVAKCVSTLMPEKIENFDVDNIRVSKLNGGNLVDSHFLMGMVLAKETNGIVKKKENANVIILNCGLEAATTETKGTVLLHNAQELLNFTKGEEEQMKKIIESIKEQGVDVIIVNGAISDIAQHFCDANDIMTLKITSKYETLRLSKLLNISSLVKLAVPKPEEIGTASSIYVSEIASKKVTVVNSKNKKVGTIILRGATHNLLDEVERCVHDGINSVKNAIKSNSFLYGGGCVEIQLCERLKKYARELKGVDNYSVKIFAESFHVIPRILATNCGYNFTDVINELTNEHNKGNTEACVNVNKYTHITSAKDNHIYDNYKCKKYAIDLAIDAVQTILKIDQIILAKPSGGPKPRDKNPDYDDAF
- a CDS encoding RTR1 domain-containing protein; protein product: MSAGKDVKLLFERERKISSLARIYHRKLETLLIYINIPSKKKGTISFDDFFNINEICSYINTIHSVESEEVGKRYGSDKNNRRTKKKDDSRGESANTYGSDYNVQNNKDGINSTDEEILSDKNTNNTNNDENDVIIIKTDTDIFIKNLLIFLNNLIVLYFSRSNLVDVCINRRSYNKCGFYACDNIFLNNLNKSKYKIDIKNKNIYLREYYDLFCSTKCMNFNLYLLKQIIHNSRNSTESINLKKKCQLIHIMFLTFFPFFKFHDITYLFNNIDNLKIVNNKIYIQDYGKQLNINEKRGNEQQPVHQNLGQNEKKGNTSNQHNDHTHLNMLTNPDSVYIEIVEKQNDDIANVKGNSTVVVNGHIERGAHQGKEQITSAAGASNGTGKRIESEAALEAASEVEDLEGDLATNIGVNVPKMNEIIVEPPLSRNNSNSKTCNEKKVRKSKNVSFNEDIKLFKYHKDERVNEYTIGRTCLGKDAKEENVMIKLGGKLKNCKYLEFEENSNILTQTFFKFNENMCNKLIEEVDRNLFKSTKVNETDRKWNNKELPKKFSKLLLPSKNEKAVNSNKHDSNNSTCTVNKKENQEINENINEGLNNKIDDVIISKNDSDNMNEKICNEEKTDGDEEAFIKISKTDEREKKKNENITDDEMNTICEQVRNGTYVNKKYSFDNILQQTKLDESKIIGFDYGKEDFIKIASQKMNEINLKHDKEKKEKKIILLNTLNENKISVSNNLHTRSENCKDTYQDGSANEELMIEEKTNDEKTNDEKTNDEKTNDEKTNDEKTNDEKTNDEKTNDEKTNDEKLQTNGNKCSYFNENKRDYDEVVTGICEAGVNNTEMRSNNDKGEQKMSIDNEDEEEQKMSSDIDEEEQKMSIDNEDEEQIQLQNLLMEKKKKIREEYIEKFKTNFPSLFGGLYIDQKKSGKCANKVDDGKLCTDEIRDDELRDDAKFGEDTKGPQKCNNKYVYSTSTGSAYEDMSLYIVLWDIFTSNISKYTVHFFQKSELIIPKSLNEVERARKNEFLYNISQYMPIYINSISSIILNICRTFLFHKPLFPFKKIIYKSIICVIASAIIKHKAELIPACELKNIKKAEDYLKFENNIDEEELNELSVLFFQNNFY